A single Vigna radiata var. radiata cultivar VC1973A chromosome 8, Vradiata_ver6, whole genome shotgun sequence DNA region contains:
- the LOC106772382 gene encoding nuclear intron maturase 3, mitochondrial, which yields MVALLRIRRTIITCNNAHGFLLSPQSSPKSKLFSALPLQLQSLEWEPLTKSQLKTLVLNQYAHGSFTNLIKNVVASPLVLFTACQNLAAAPLRPASLQGRFSIETTSRELRENRFNVEACCVTLTPSSKTASSLPLVLPNLKLKVVVEAIRMVLEIVYDERFVTFCYGGRVGMGRHTAIRYLKNSVENPSWWFTVRFKPHGFEHFHVEKLCSVIERKVNDVVFIDLIKRLFQCKALVIELGGDWLGRGLPQECGXCSILMNVYFDGFDKEIQEMRLRENRENRELDPKMIGSGLDSDVFYKPVKVYAVRYLDEILVATSGSKMLAMELRTAVVKSLELGLGLRVDKVNTAIHSAGSEKIVFLGMELQAVRPSVLRPPMSEKAIRARKKYLRQKEVRALELRNARARNRRNLGLKIFSHVYKKIKQSDGFKFDFSIESEVRDIFRSWADEVVQEFLGNIDECQEWHRNLSAGDFLKLRHIRNQLPPELVDAYDKFQEQVDKHLNPTKARKAXEEEERRVKEEEEQSYSKGTVEDLTSLCMKVEAPXILIRKAVKLVGFTNHMGRPRPIEFLVALEDTDIIKWYAGIARRWLDYFCCCHNFKMVKTVVSYHLRFSCILTLAEKHESTKREVIKHFSKDLKVYDMNXNYEVHFPTEREVKMMGDRNLSDPKPVDGALSLAVVRLASDEPPSQCIAHFCDKTTTILYRVYLLHNRLNVNSSEXEKXVXGMGVIHESLNRKCLPLCTDHVNDLYMGRITLQDIDFPYCVDVD from the coding sequence ATGGTGGCACTGTTGCGCATAAGAAGGACCATCATCACCTGCAATAATGCGCATGGGTTTCTGTTATCTCCTCAGTCTTCTCCAAAATCCAAACTTTTCTCAGCATTGCCGCTCCAACTCCAATCCTTAGAGTGGGAACCTCTCACCAAATCCCAACTCAAGACCCTCGTTCTCAACCAGTACGCCCATGGAAGCTTCACCAACCTCATCAAAAACGTCGTCGCTTCACCCCTCGTACTCTTCACCGCATGCCAAAATCTTGCAGCCGCTCCCTTACGACCGGCCTCGCTCCAGGGCCGCTTCAGCATCGAGACCACGTCCCGGGAGCTCCGCGAAAACCGTTTCAACGTGGAAGCATGTTGCGTCACACTAACGCCCTCCAGTAAAACTGCTTCTTCTTTGCCTTTGGTTTTGCCCAATTTGAAGCTCAAAGTTGTGGTTGAGGCCATTCGGATGGTGTTGGAAATCGTGTACGACGAACGCTTCGTCACATTTTGCTACGGTGGCCGCGTCGGAATGGGACGACACACTGCCATAAGGTACTTGAAAAACTCCGTCGAGAACCCTAGTTGGTGGTTCACCGTGAGGTTCAAGCCTCACGGGTTTGAACATTTCCATGTGGAGAAGCTGTGTTCTGTTATTGAACGCAAAGTGAATGATGTCGTTTTCATTGATTTGATAAAGAGGTTGTTTCAATGCAAGGCTTTGGTGATTGAATTGGGTGGGGATTGGCTGGGAAGGGGGCTTCCTCAGGAATGTGGNNTGTGTTCTATTTTGATGAATGTTTACTTTGATGGCTTTGATAAAGAGATTCAAGAGATGCGNCTGCGGGAGAATCGAGAGAATCGGGAATTGGATCCNAAGATGATTGGTTCAGGTTTGGATTCTGATGTGTTTTACAAGCCTGTGAAGGTGTATGCGGTGAGGTACTTGGATGAGATACTTGTTGCCACATCAGGGTCGAAGATGTTGGCCATGGAGTTGAGGACGGCAGTNGTCAAGAGTTTGGAACTTGGTTTGGGTTTACGTGTTGATAAGGTGAATACTGCAATTCATAGCGCTGGGTCGGAGAAGATTGTGTTTCTTGGGATGGAGTTGCAAGCTGTTAGGCCTTCAGTTTTACGCCCACCTATGTCAGAGAAAGCAATCAGAGCACGAAAGAAGTACCTCAGGCAGAAAGAAGTTAGGGCTCTTGAATTGAGAAATGCCAGGGCTAGGAATCGAAGGAATTTGGGTTTAAAGATATTTAGTCATGTTTATAAAAAGATCAAGCAGAGTGATggatttaaatttgattttagtatTGAAAGCGAGGTCCGAGATATTTTTAGATCTTGGGCTGATGAAGTAGTTCAGGAGTTCTTGGGGAACATAGACGAGTGTCAAGAATGGCATCGAAATCTATCTGCTGGTGATTTTCTTAAGTTGAGACACATCAGAAATCAATTGCCACCTGAACTTGTTGATGCTTACGATAAGTTTCAGGAGCAGGTTGATAAACATTTGAATCCTACAAAAGCTAGGAAGGCGATNGAGGAAGAGGAAAGAAGagtaaaggaagaagaagaacaaagtTATTCCAAAGGAACAGTTGAGGATTTGACAAGCCTCTGTATGAAAGTTGAGGCACCAGANATACTCATAAGAAAGGCTGTGAAGTTGGTTGGGTTTACAAATCATATGGGTCGACCAAGGCCAATTGAATTTCTGGTTGCACTTGAGGATACTGATATTATCAAGTGGTATGCTGGCATAGCAAGAAGGTGGCTCGATTATTTCTGCTGCTGCCACAACTTCAAGATGGTCAAAACTGTTGTATCTTATCATTTGAGGTTCTCTTGTATCTTGACTTTAGCAGAGAAGCATGAATCCACCAAGCGTGAAGTGATAAAACATTTTAGCAAAGATTTGAAGGTCTATGATATGAATGNAAATTATGAAGTGCATTTTCCAACAGAAAGAGAGGTTAAGATGATGGGAGATAGAAATCTTTCTGATCCAAAACCAGTCGATGGGGCTTTATCTTTGGCTGTAGTAAGGTTGGCATCCGATGAGCCTCCATCACAATGCATTGCCCATTTCTGTGACAAGACAACCACAATCTTATATCGGGTCTATTTGCTGCACAACAGATTGAATGTGAACTCATCAGAGANAGAAAAANGGGTGNAAGGGATGGGTGTAATTCATGAAAGCCTAAACCGTAAGTGCCTCCCTCTCTGCACCGATCATGTAAATGATTTGTACATGGGGAGAATCACACTTCAAGATATTGACTTTCCTTATTGTGTGGATGTGGACTGA
- the LOC106769736 gene encoding uncharacterized protein LOC106769736 → MKFFPFIGFLFLVSLFLSSVSAFSPTGSIRHRVKFIIGEGEENLGQWKSEFTQVAPAPGPKGVDVLILAANRTNRPDILRGFQRYRGGWDIADQHYWASVGFTGAAGFILAALWFISFGLALVIHLCCGWAITIKGKGSNHSQRICLILLISFTFAAATGCILLSVGQDKFHGQALDTLHYFVNQSDYTVQTLRNVTEYLSLAKTINVTRIVLPSDVMDGIDKLNVDLNTAADTLSEKTNENSVKIRRVFNDVRLALYVVAAVMLLLALVGLVLSVLGYQHAILIFVITGWLLVATTFILCGVFMILNNAISDTCMAMGEWVANPHTESALSNVLPCVDQSTTNQTLFQSKQVVTNIANVVNEFIYNSANLNITQGSPGYYNQSGPVMPSLCYPFDSQLQERQCTDQEVSSANASMVWKNFECEVSESGICTTVGRVTPEIYLQIVAAVNESYALEHYTPPLLSLQNCNFVRDAFTKITSSYCPPLNHYLKIINVGLGLVSVGVLLCLVLWILYANRPRRGEVFEKSSLAETATNLPLTNANTDV, encoded by the exons ATGAAGTTTTTTCCCTTCATTGGGTTCCTGTTCCTCGTGTCACTGTTTCTCAGCTCGGTTTCAGCTTTTTCTCCGACTGGGTCGATTCGGCATCGCGTCAAGTTTATCATAG GGGAGGGAGAAGAGAATTTGGGTCAATGGAAGAGTGAATTCACTCAGGTAGCTCCAGCACCAGGGCCTAAAGGTGTGGATGTTCTTATTCTGGCGGCAAACAGGACCAATAGACCTGACATTCTGCGAGGATTCCAACGCTATCGAGGTGGTTGGGATATTGCAGATCAGCATTATTGGGCT TCTGTTGGATTCACTGGTGCAGCTGGTTTTATCCTTGCTGCCCTGTGGTTTATCTCGTTTGGCTTGGCGCTTGTGATTCATCTATGTTGTGGATGGGCAATTACCATAAAGGGCAAAGGATCAAATCATTCACAAAGGATTTGTCTTATACTTCTTATATCATTCACTTTTGCTGCTGC GACTGGATGTATCCTCCTTTCTGTTGGGCAGGATAAATTTCATGGTCAAGCCTTGGACACCCTTCATTATTTTGTCAATCAGTCAGATTATACAGTGCAAACTCTAAGAAATGTCACAGAGTATCTCTCCCTTGCAAAAACTATCAATGTCACTAGGATTGTTCTTCCATCTGATGTCATGGATGGTATTGACAAGCTGAATGTGGATCTAAATACTGCAGCAGACACACTTTCTGAGAAGACAAATGAAAATTCAGTAAAAATTCGAAGAGTATTCAATGATGT GCGTCTAGCTTTGTATGTTGTAGCAGCTGTGATGCTCTTGTTGGCTCTTGTTGGGCTAG tCCTTTCTGTCCTTGGATATCAGCACGCAATCCTCAT ATTTGTTATCACTGGATGGTTACTGGTTGCTACCACATTCATTCTTTGTGGAGTATTCATGATCCTTAATAA CGCAATTTCTGATACCTGCATGGCTATGGGAGAATGGGTGGCAAATCCACACACCGAATCTGCTCTTAGTAATGTCCTTCCGTGTGTTGATCAGAGTACCACAAACCAAACACTCTTCCAAAGTAAGCAAGTGGTCACCAACATTGCAAATGTTGTCAATGAGTTCATCTATAATTCTGCAAACCTAAATATAACACAAGGAAGTCCTGGCTACTACAATCAGTCTGGGCCTGTAATGCCATCTTTATGCTACCCTTTTGACTCTCAGCTTCAAGAGCGTCAATGTACAGATCAGGAAGTTTCTTCCGCCAATGCCTCAATG GTTTGGAAGAACTTTGAATGTGAGGTATCTGAATCTGGCATTTGCACTACAGTTGGCAGGGTTACACCAGAGATTTACTTGCAGATAGTGGCTGCAGTGAATGAAAGCTATGCGTTAGAACATTACACTCCACCTTTACTTAGCCTTCAGAATTGCAATTTTGTGAGAGATGCATTCACAAAAATTACTTCAAGCTACTGTCCTCCATTAAACCACTACCTCAAGATTATCAATGTAGGACTTGGCCTCGTTTCAGTTGGTGTTCTGCTCTGCCTTGTTCTTTGGATACTCTATGCAAACCGCCCCCGAAGAGGGGAAGTGTTTGAGAAGTCATCCTTGGCAGAAACCGCCACAAATTTACCCTTGACAAATGCAAATACTGATGTATAG
- the LOC106770697 gene encoding putative fasciclin-like arabinogalactan protein 20: MASSLALLFFITVLSPLCHALPREAVFDAADVLLDSGFVSMALTLEVVAERLLEQSPSATVFAPSDSAFKKSGQPSLDLLRFHLAPLPLTPSSLXLLSAGARIPTMLPGQSLTVTTSPSDRASSINNIKLTPSPIYDDGFLLVYGINRFFDPNFQFNGQDPSSGSNSSCSAKNRSAGASDSFDGAIQTLKSGGYSAVASFLGMQLSGVAEQSGITVFAPADDSVMNRIGDFNQYPSFFRRHVVPCRFLWNDLVNFGDGFLLPTFLDGFNINITRSDGGVLILNGVPVFFPDIFFNDRVVVHGVSDILVAQGNAFQEKEKNLFDPFEF, encoded by the coding sequence ATGGCGTCCTCGCTCGCgctcctcttcttcatcacagTCTTATCCCCTCTCTGCCATGCACTACCGCGCGAAGCCGTATTTGACGCCGCCGATGTACTCTTGGATTCAGGATTCGTGTCTATGGCCCTAACACTAGAAGTCGTTGCCGAAAGGCTTCTAGAGCAGTCTCCTTCTGCCACCGTCTTCGCTCCCTCCGATTCCGCGTTCAAGAAATCTGGCCAGCCGTCCCTTGACCTCCTCCGCTTCCACCTCGCGCCGCTCCCGCTCACCCCGTCCAGTCTCCNCCTCCTAAGCGCCGGCGCAAGGATCCCGACAATGCTTCCCGGCCAGTCTCTCACCGTCACAACCTCTCCATCCGATCGCGCAAGCTCCATTAACAACATAAAACTCACGCCATCGCCAATCTACGACGATGGTTTTCTTTTAGTCTACGGCATTAACAGGTTCTTTGATCCTAACTTTCAATTTAACGGTCAAGATCCTAGTTCTGGTTCGAACTCCTCCTGTTCTGCCAAGAACCGCAGCGCTGGTGCTTCCGATTCCTTTGACGGAGCCATCCAAACCCTAAAAAGTGGTGGATACTCCGCTGTGGCTTCGTTTCTTGGAATGCAGCTGTCCGGTGTCGCGGAGCAAAGCGGAATCACTGTGTTCGCTCCGGCGGACGATTCGGTGATGAACCGCATAGGCGATTTCAACCAGTATCCTTCGTTCTTTCGCCGGCACGTCGTACCTTGCCGGTTTCTGTGGAACGATCTCGTGAATTTCGGCGACGGATTTCTGTTGCCGACGTTCTTGGATGGATTCAACATCAACATCACCAGATCTGACGGCGGCGTTTTGATTCTTAACGGAGTTCCGGTGTTCTTTCCTGATATATTCTTTAACGACAGGGTCGTGGTTCACGGTGTTAGCGATATTCTGGTGGCACAAGGCAATGCCTTtcaagaaaaggagaaaaacctGTTTGACCCTTTTGAATTTTGA
- the LOC106770698 gene encoding putative fasciclin-like arabinogalactan protein 20 yields the protein MESSLALLFFIACFVLFSLCHALPREVVFDAADVLLDSGFVSMALTLEVVAERLLEQSPSATVFAPSDSAFKKSGQPSLDLLRFHLAPLPLTPSSLXLLSAGARIPTMLXGQSLTVTTSPSDRASSINNIKLTPSPIYDDGFLLVYGIXRFXDPNFQFNGQDPSSGSNSSCSAKNRSAGASDSFIGAIQTLKSGGYSAVASFLGMQLSGVAEITVFAPADDSVMNRIGDFDQYPSFFRRHVVPCRFLWNDLVNFGDGFLLPTFLDGFSINITRSDGILILNGVPVFFPDLFFNDRVVVHGVSDILVAQGNAFPDNALVLDYDKNLFDPSEF from the coding sequence ATGGAGTCCTCGCTCGCGCTTCTCTTCTTCATCGCCTGCTTCGTCTTATTCTCTCTCTGCCATGCACTACCGCGCGAAGTTGTATTTGACGCCGCCGATGTTCTCTTGGATTCAGGGTTCGTGTCTATGGCTCTAACACTAGAAGTCGTTGCCGAAAGGCTTCTAGAGCAGTCTCCTTCTGCCACCGTCTTCGCTCCCTCCGATTCCGCGTTCAAGAAATCTGGCCAGCCGTCCCTTGACCTCCTCCGCTTCCACCTCGCGCCGCTCCCGCTCACCCCGTCCAGTCTCCNCCTCCTAAGCGCCGGCGCAAGGATCCCGACAATGCTNNCCGGCCAGTCTCTCACCGTCACAACCTCTCCATCCGATCGCGCAAGCTCCATTAACAACATAAAACTCACGCCATCGCCAATCTACGACGATGGTTTTCTTTTAGTCTACGGCATTNACAGGTTCTTNGATCCTAACTTTCAATTTAACGGTCAAGATCCTAGTTCTGGTTCGAACTCCTCCTGTTCTGCCAAGAACCGCAGCGCTGGTGCTTCCGATTCCTTTATCGGAGCCATCCAAACCCTAAAAAGTGGTGGATACTCCGCTGTGGCTTCGTTTCTTGGAATGCAGCTGTCCGGTGTCGCGGAAATCACCGTGTTCGCTCCGGCGGACGATTCGGTGATGAACCGCATAGGCGATTTCGACCAGTATCCTTCGTTCTTTCGCCGGCACGTCGTACCGTGCCGGTTTCTGTGGAACGATCTCGTGAATTTCGGCGACGGATTTCTGTTGCCGACGTTCTTGGATGGATTCAGCATCAACATCACCCGATCTGACGGTATTTTGATTCTTAACGGAGTTCCGGTGTTCTTTCCTGATCTGTTCTTTAACGACAGGGTCGTGGTTCACGGTGTTAGCGATATTCTGGTGGCACAAGGAAACGCGTTTCCTGATAATGCGCTTGTTCTCGATTATGATAAAAACCTATTTGATCCTTCTGAATTTTAA